In Oncorhynchus clarkii lewisi isolate Uvic-CL-2024 chromosome 16, UVic_Ocla_1.0, whole genome shotgun sequence, one genomic interval encodes:
- the LOC139367701 gene encoding intermediate filament family orphan 2-like encodes MYCPFNANEMMNSIALAEGSQSPGAAGVPVGTPASGTSARVSSALRNDLGSNIHALKTLNLRFRCFLAKVHELERRNTLLENQLQQALEQSRYRAYFSREQTTQTGSLDLSLAGYQPRVSPPGTIWNFTHTRFGDRLETRLHSPGVSWMQADGVDVGVQVDTVTPELRALYNVLAKIKRDRDEYRKKWEEELSKRQQMEAMVETLQESAQESEVVQGELTDKVERLNTELGVFKSLMTDNEMSELDTAIQEKAMKVDMDICRRIDITAKLCDVAHQRNSEDMSKMFNMSPHMSPSRATPESKGAGAASCRKKERKAVCEERSPEMEAESGGGEEDEAEHVVGSLNITDEMKRMLNQLRETFDFDDDCDSLAWEENGETLLLWEDFANYNTPCAAASATAGACAAAEGQGEGPGQASQDGSLGSLIDETEMLFQNREKEYQETMGQIEYELATAKSDMNRHLQEYMEMCSMKRGLDVQMETCRRLIKGSGGNGRKSPSFSSVASSDSGNSDEIQEELEKDGEALGGVS; translated from the exons ATGTATTGCCCATTTAACGCAAACGAAATGATGAATTCGATTGCTCTTGCTGAGGGTTCGCAATCTCCGGGTGCCGCTGGGGTCCCCGTTGGAACGCCAGCGTCTGGTACTAGTGCTAGGGTGTCTAGTGCTCTACGGAACGATTTGGGTTCCAATATTCATGCCTTGAAAACACTTAACCTGCGATTTCGATGTTTCCTAGCTAAAGTTCATGAATTGGAGCGTAGAAACACGTTGTTAGAAAATCAACTACAGCAAGCATTAGAGCAATCCCGCTACAGAGCCTACTTTAGCCGTGAACAAACAACCCAAACGGGCTCTTTGGACCTGTCTCTGGCTGGGTACCAGCCACGGGTAAGCCCACCAGGTACGATATGGAACTTTACCCACACGAGGTTTGGGGACCGACTCGAGACTAGGCTCCACAGCCCCGGGGTGTCATGGATGCAAGCGGATGGTGTTGATGTTGGAGTTCAAGTCGATACCGTCACCCCTGAACTGCGAGCCCTGTACAATGTGTTGGCTAAAAtcaagagagatagagacgaaTACAGAAAAAA ATGGGAGGAGGAGCTGTCTAAGCGCCAGCAGATGGAGGCCATGGTGGAGACACTTCAGGAG AGTGCCCAGGAGTCTGAGGTGGTTCAGGGGGAGCTCACTGACAAGGTGGAGAGACTCAATACAGAGCTGGGGGTCTTCAAGAGCCTCATGACCGATAAT GAAATGTCAGAATTGGACACTGCGATCCAGGAGAAGGCCATGAAGGTGGACATGGATATCTGCAGACGCATTGACATCACTGCCAAACTATGTGATGTGGCCCATCAACGCAACTCCGAAGACATGAGCAAGATGTTCAACATGAGTCCCCACATGAGCCCCTCCAGAGCAACCCCAGAGAGCAAG GGGGCTGGTGCTGCATCGTGCAGGAAGAAAGAGCGTAAGGctgtgtgtgaggagagaagTCCTGAGATGGAAGCTGAGTctggtgggggagaggaggatgaagcgGAGCACGTCGTAGGGTCACTCAACATCACAGACGAGATGAAACGCATGCTCAACCAGTT GAGGGAGACGTTTGACTTTGATGACGACTGTGACAGCCTGGCTTGGGAGGAGAATGGGGAGACACTGCTCCTCTGGGAGGACTTCGCCAACTACAACACCCCCTGTGCTGCAGCCAGCGCTACTGCAGGTGCCTGTGCTGCAGCAGAAGGACAAGGGGAAGGCCCTGGGCAG GCCTCTCAAGATGGCAGTCTGGGCAGCCTGATCGATGAGACTGAGATGCTTTTCCAGAACCGAGAGAAGGAGTACCAGGAGACCATGGGGCAAATAGAG TATGAGTTGGCTACAGCTAAGAGTGATATGAACCGTCACCTACAGGAGTACATGGAGATGTGTTCTATGAAGAGAGGCCTGGATGTGCAGATGGAGACCTGCAGAAGACTCATTAAGGGTTCAGGGGGCAACGGCAG GAAGTCTCCATCATTCAGCTCGGTGGCGAGCAGCGACTCAGGGAACAGTGATGAGATCCAGGAGGAGCTGGAGAAGGACGGAGAGGCATTAGGAGGGGTCAGCTGA